GTGTTCCGCCGTCCCCGGATGATTCACCCGGAAATAGAGCCAGGTGTTGACACTGTCAATAATCGACGTGGCCGACAAGACCCCCGCCTCTTTCTCCGGCTGAGCCTTCGATTGCGTGTACAGATGCACCCAGATCCGCGCACCGCCCGCCTTATTGAACAGCTCATGAATCCCCGGATACAGCACGTTATGCCCCTCATCGAGATGGAGACACAGCGGGATCTCCAGCCGGGACCCGCGCGCGAATATCCGTCCGGTCAACGACTGGATCATCGAGACAAACACCTTCGCCACCAGGTACGACACCCGAGCCGTCAACAAACTCCCCAAGGTACAGAACAGCAACACCGGCCGCCCCTCCTCCAACCGGTCAATGAAGGGATTCGTGCGCGCTTTGCCAATGATCCGTCCCGTGTTGCCCATGGTCAGCTTAATCATCGCATCACGCAACGACGCCGAAATCTTCACGTAAAAATCTTTGAGCGCCTCCGACTGCGTGATGCTGTCGATCGTATGACACAAATCCTCGGTCCCCGGCAGCATCGACAAACTTTCCCGCAACCGCCGCAGATCTTCATGGCCGATGCGCTTCTTGATGTCATCGAACGTCAAGGGCACTTGCTCGCCCTTCGCCCGACCCAATTTGATCAATCCGCTAATGATGGCATGCGAGACCGACTCCGCCGTCCCCGTGAAGAATTCCGTCCCCCGTTCATCCTTGCCCGGCAGAATGCTGTAGATGTGATTGACCAACTCTTCTTCCATGTAATACGTCGACAGCGGATCAAGATAGATCGAACAATCCGGAAAAATCGGCGTGAGCAACATCACTTCGTCCAACCGACCCGACTCGGCCGCGACTTGCACGAACTTCGAGAACAGCCGCTGATCCCCCTTTGGATCAAACACGACCGTCGAATAGCCCTTACGAATATCCTGTTCCATCACCGCTTCGATCAGACGGCTCTTTCCGCTCTGCGTGGTGCCAAAGCACCCCACGTGACCCCGTCGATCCTCGTCCGGCATCCAGATCAAGCCCTCTTCTATCGGCTCCACCCCCAAAATCGCCCCACGGCCGAACACGGTCCGCTCCGGCCACAAGGGAGCCAGGCGACCGGCTCGATTGATGGCTTGCAACCGATCCAACGCCGGATGCGGCGGCCGTGGCGCCCCAGCTTCACCGCCCCCAGTCAACGACATAAATGGAAACATCAGGTACTCCCATCGACGAGTTGTACCCATCTATTACGGGTCTGCCGAAGACCCCAGCCGCTCCACAAACACAGACGCCAAATATCTGCCCAGTCGTAATACCCCTATAAGGAGATTGTGATGGAAATCGCCCGCTTCTATACCAAACGTCAATCGGATCCCTACGCCGACCAAACGTACGTCGAACGGACCTCACAACCTCCCGGCAAAACCACCCCAATCAGTGTGCTGGCCCCGCGCAGCTGGTCTCAAACGGCCGTCGATATTCTGGTGCAAAAGTACATGCGCAAAACCGGCGTCCCTCAACCCGGCTCTGACCGGGTAGGCCGAGAGACCGATGCCCGGCAAGTCTTCCGGAGGTTGGCCGACTGTTGGACGATGTGGGGACGCCGAGCGGGGAACTACTTCCTGACAGAGGAGGATGCGCAAGCCTTCAACGATGAAATGCAGTACATGCTGGCCCATCAGATTGGGGCGCCCAATTCGCCTCAATGGTTCAACACCGGGCTCTCACTCGCCTACAGCATCAAAGGCCCAGCGCAGGGGTTATGGCGCTGGGATCCACAGCAACAGGACACCGTGGAAGTCCGCGATTCCTACGAATGTCCGCAGGCCAGTGCCTGTTACATCCAGTCCATTGCAGACAATCTCGTCAATGAGAACGGGATCATGAACCTCTGGACTCGCGAGGCGCGACTGTTCAAGTTCGGATCGGGCAGCGGGACCAATTTCTCGGCCCTCCGCGGTAAAGGCGAACGCCTCTCCGGGGGCGGCGAGAGCTCCGGCCTGATGTCCTGGCTCAAAGTTGGGGATACCGCCGCCGGCGCGATCAAATCCGGGGGCACCACCCGCCGCGCGGCCAAGATGGTCATCCTCAACATCGATCATCCCGACATCGAAGCCTTCATCAATCTCAAAGTCCAAGAAGAGCAGAAGGTCGCCGCCCTGGTTGTCGGGTCCCATCTGTGTGCCACGCATCTCAATAAAATCATGCAGGCGGCCTGGATCACGGAAGAAGGCCGCGAGTTCGTCCAACCCAACCCGAAATTCAACACGGGTCTCAATGAAGCCATCCGCGCTGCACGAGTTGCCCGGATCCCGGAAACGTACATCCAACGAGCCCTCAGCTTTGCCAAGAAAGGCCAGCGGAATTTTGCCTTCTCTGTCTATGACCTTAGATGGGAAGGAGAGGCCTACCAGACCGTCACGGGCCAGAACGCCAACAACAGTATCCGCCTGACCAAGGCCTTTCTCGATGCCGTCAAAACCGATGCGACCTGGAATCTCACCCATCGAACTGATGACAGGATCGCCAAGACCGTGCGCGCGCGGGACTTGTGGGATCAAATCTGCGCGGCCGCCTGGCAGTGCGCCGACCCCGGCATTCAATACGATGACATCATCAACGAATGGCACACGACGCCGGCACAAGGGAAAATCACAGCCAGTAACCCCTGTGTCACGGGCGATACGCTTGTCGCGACCGTCAAAGGCTGGCGTCGAATCGAGGACATCGCCAGTGACACGGAGATCATTGGGAGCGATGGACACCTGCATCCCATCAATCGGAGCTTCATCACCGGCTTCGAGCACGTGTGGAGGGTTTGCACGTCCGACGGATATGAACTCAAAGCCACGATCAATCACCTGGTCACGACCAAGAATCGTGGCGATGTTCCCGTGGGCGAGCTTGAGCATGGCGATATTCTCGTCCTCTCCGCTGGTCAATTCGGGGCACGATCAGTCGAACCCAACCTGGCCTTTGCCATCGGGCTCGCCGTGGGGGATGGGTGTGTATCGCATTTCGATACCAAGTATGGACGCCGCTCGAGCATCAATTTGACCATGCATCATGACGAAGCACCGGTTCTCGCGACGGCGGCCGCGGGCATCCAACGTCAGAAGGATTTGCACTATGCCCTGGCTCGTTGTGAAGGCCGCTATGTTCCTCGACCCACCTCAGTGTTCCACGTCCCAACGACGTCACGCGTGACATGTGGCGCTCCGTCCGTAATTAAAGATTTTTCTACATATGCCATTCTGGACGAAGGATCGAGCAATAAACGTTTTACGCCGGCGGCGTTCCAATTAGACAAGCCATCGCTTGCCCAGGTGCTGAGAGGGCTCTACACCGCGGACGGCACGGTGGCCAACTATAGAGACAAATCGCAGTACATCGCCCTCGATTCTTGTTCGCTCACGCTCTTGCAGCAAGTGCAGGTGCTACTGCTCTCCTTTGGAATTAAATCCAAGCTGTACCGCGATCGACGTGGAGGCAGCACCATCGCCGAATTGCCGAGCGGCAAGGGCTCGTACCGCCCTTACGTCGTCAAAGAGATGTATTCCTTGCGCATCTCACGCTCCTCTCGCCTGCTGTTTGAGCGAGAGATCGGCTTCCACCCGGACAGCCCGAAGGCCGCGAGGCTGCGCCAGTTGAATGAGGAGGTGGAGTGTTACCAAGACACGCTGACCACGAAGTTCGAGCGCTTGGAATGGGCGGCGCAAACGATCGTCTATGACCTCACGGAACCCGCCACGCAGCACTTCGTCGCGAACGGCTTCGTCGTGCACAACTGCTCAGAATTTCTTTCAAATGACGATACCTCATGTAACCTGGCGTCGCTCAATCTCGTCAAATTCTTGAAACCCGACGGCACCTTCGATCTTGAAGCCTATCGACACGCCATTCGGCTCTGGACCATCGTGTTAGACATCACAGTCTTCATGGCCTCGTATCCCAGCCGCGCGATCGCGGAACGGACCGCGAAACTCCGTCAACTCGGACTGGGCTACGCCAACCTCGGCGCTGTGCTCATGCGGATGGGGCTGCCCTATGATTCCGACCAAGCCCGGGCGGTCGCCCAAGGTCTCACCGCCATCCTCACCGGCGAAGCCTATGCGACCAGCGCCGATCTCGCCCTCGAACTGGGCCCATTCGAATATTATGTGGAGAACCTGGATGCGATGCTCCGGGTCATCCGGAACCATCATCGCGCCGCCCATGGCCAGAGCGACGGCTACGAAGGACTTTCGGTCCTCCCCCGTCCGCTCAATACCGCCCTCTGCCCGGCCGTCCTCGCGGAAGCCGCCCGGAACAGCTGGGAGACCGCTCTCAGAAAAGGCTCCGTCTCTGGATTCCGTAACGCACAAGTGACCGTCCTCGCCCCGACCGGAACGATCGGACTCGTAATGGATTGCGATACCACGGGCATCGAACCTGATTTCTCCCTGGTGAAGTACAAAACCTTGGCCGGCGGGGGCACGATGAAGCTGATCAATGAGTCGGTCCCCCTTGCGCTACGCACCCTCGGCTATCCCGCTACAGCGGCAGACAGCATGACACGCTATATCGTCGGGACCAGCACACTCCAGGACTGTCCCACCATCTCCGTCAACCGCCTGCAACAGTGCGGACTCTCAGACGCCGCACTCGACCGGATTGAAGCGGCACTGCCATCCGTTCTCGATGTCACGATGGCGATCACGCCCGAGATCGTCGGACTCGAATGGTGCCACCAACAGCTCGGCGTCTCCTCCGAAGAGGTGCAATCGCCACACTTCAGTTTGCTCCAACGGCTTGGATTCAGCCCAGAGGACATCGCGACCACCAGTCGCCATGCCTGTGGAACCTTGACGATCGAAGGCGCGCCACATCTCAAGGCCGAACACCTTGCTGTCTTCGACTGTGCGGTCCCCGGAGGTGCGCTCGGGACCCGCTCCATCGCACCCGAAGGGCACGTCAAAATGCTCGGCGCCGTCCAAGCGTTCCTGAGCGGCGGCGTGAGCAAAACCATCAACATGCCGGCCGGCGCCGAGGTCGAAGACGTCGCCCATGTCTACCAGCTGGCTCATGACCTCGGCGTGAAATGTATCGCGGTGTACCGCGACGGCTCGAAACTCAGCCAACCGCTGAATGCGATCGGTGCCGGCGAGCTCGCCCAAGCCGTGGAACAACACAATATTCCCAAAGTCGCACAGCACCTGGCCTCACTCAGCGTCGAGCGGGGAAAGCACCGCCCATTACCGAACAAACGCCAGGGCTACACACAAAAAGCGATCATTGGCGGACACAAACTTTATATCCGCACCGGCGAATATGCGGATGGGACGCTCGGCGAGATTTTTCTCGACATGCACAAAGAAGGGGCCGCGTTTCGCAGCTTGATGAACTGCTTTGCGATCGCCATTTCCATGGGACTGCAGTACGGCGTGCCGCTGGAAGAATTCGTCGAAGCATTCACCATCATGCGCTTCGAACCCAATGGCCCGGTCTCTGGCCACGACCAAATTAAGATGGCGA
The Nitrospira sp. DNA segment above includes these coding regions:
- a CDS encoding TraM recognition domain-containing protein; amino-acid sequence: MFPFMSLTGGGEAGAPRPPHPALDRLQAINRAGRLAPLWPERTVFGRGAILGVEPIEEGLIWMPDEDRRGHVGCFGTTQSGKSRLIEAVMEQDIRKGYSTVVFDPKGDQRLFSKFVQVAAESGRLDEVMLLTPIFPDCSIYLDPLSTYYMEEELVNHIYSILPGKDERGTEFFTGTAESVSHAIISGLIKLGRAKGEQVPLTFDDIKKRIGHEDLRRLRESLSMLPGTEDLCHTIDSITQSEALKDFYVKISASLRDAMIKLTMGNTGRIIGKARTNPFIDRLEEGRPVLLFCTLGSLLTARVSYLVAKVFVSMIQSLTGRIFARGSRLEIPLCLHLDEGHNVLYPGIHELFNKAGGARIWVHLYTQSKAQPEKEAGVLSATSIIDSVNTWLYFRVNHPGTAEHIMETSPLVDRQEAVIGLGSGVTMRGVKMRQVQQDKVIHLPDRWFYFRSRSMRAKGHTLDVYPPYVQVQFPHITNDGQPPESPPSTLPNSTLSDGAPVGA
- a CDS encoding vitamin B12-dependent ribonucleotide reductase, which translates into the protein MEIARFYTKRQSDPYADQTYVERTSQPPGKTTPISVLAPRSWSQTAVDILVQKYMRKTGVPQPGSDRVGRETDARQVFRRLADCWTMWGRRAGNYFLTEEDAQAFNDEMQYMLAHQIGAPNSPQWFNTGLSLAYSIKGPAQGLWRWDPQQQDTVEVRDSYECPQASACYIQSIADNLVNENGIMNLWTREARLFKFGSGSGTNFSALRGKGERLSGGGESSGLMSWLKVGDTAAGAIKSGGTTRRAAKMVILNIDHPDIEAFINLKVQEEQKVAALVVGSHLCATHLNKIMQAAWITEEGREFVQPNPKFNTGLNEAIRAARVARIPETYIQRALSFAKKGQRNFAFSVYDLRWEGEAYQTVTGQNANNSIRLTKAFLDAVKTDATWNLTHRTDDRIAKTVRARDLWDQICAAAWQCADPGIQYDDIINEWHTTPAQGKITASNPCVTGDTLVATVKGWRRIEDIASDTEIIGSDGHLHPINRSFITGFEHVWRVCTSDGYELKATINHLVTTKNRGDVPVGELEHGDILVLSAGQFGARSVEPNLAFAIGLAVGDGCVSHFDTKYGRRSSINLTMHHDEAPVLATAAAGIQRQKDLHYALARCEGRYVPRPTSVFHVPTTSRVTCGAPSVIKDFSTYAILDEGSSNKRFTPAAFQLDKPSLAQVLRGLYTADGTVANYRDKSQYIALDSCSLTLLQQVQVLLLSFGIKSKLYRDRRGGSTIAELPSGKGSYRPYVVKEMYSLRISRSSRLLFEREIGFHPDSPKAARLRQLNEEVECYQDTLTTKFERLEWAAQTIVYDLTEPATQHFVANGFVVHNCSEFLSNDDTSCNLASLNLVKFLKPDGTFDLEAYRHAIRLWTIVLDITVFMASYPSRAIAERTAKLRQLGLGYANLGAVLMRMGLPYDSDQARAVAQGLTAILTGEAYATSADLALELGPFEYYVENLDAMLRVIRNHHRAAHGQSDGYEGLSVLPRPLNTALCPAVLAEAARNSWETALRKGSVSGFRNAQVTVLAPTGTIGLVMDCDTTGIEPDFSLVKYKTLAGGGTMKLINESVPLALRTLGYPATAADSMTRYIVGTSTLQDCPTISVNRLQQCGLSDAALDRIEAALPSVLDVTMAITPEIVGLEWCHQQLGVSSEEVQSPHFSLLQRLGFSPEDIATTSRHACGTLTIEGAPHLKAEHLAVFDCAVPGGALGTRSIAPEGHVKMLGAVQAFLSGGVSKTINMPAGAEVEDVAHVYQLAHDLGVKCIAVYRDGSKLSQPLNAIGAGELAQAVEQHNIPKVAQHLASLSVERGKHRPLPNKRQGYTQKAIIGGHKLYIRTGEYADGTLGEIFLDMHKEGAAFRSLMNCFAIAISMGLQYGVPLEEFVEAFTIMRFEPNGPVSGHDQIKMATSIMDYVMRDLAINYLNRQDLANIKMTGEDMRGDSVKPYIKTTPLRETAPSSMLDRELAEQARAKGYTGDPCPECLRFTLVQRGTCKTCVTCGANSGGCS